Proteins from a genomic interval of Streptococcus sp. D7B5:
- a CDS encoding oxidoreductase — protein sequence MKSLKGILLIGLSMFLTILAWLSSGVSQFLIPGLALTTLSLTFILASRLPLLEAWFNGLEKMYLAHKFTAFLSILLLTLHNFSMGGLWGSHLAAQFGNIAIYIFISIVLVAYLGQYIQYEAWRWIHRLVYLAYIFGLFHVLMIMGNRLLSFSFLGLIFGIYAILGLLAGFYIIFLYQKIGFTYLGKIVGIKRLNHDTTEIEIELSHPFTYEYGQFAFLKIFQKGFETAPHPFSISGGQGRTLYFTVKNSGDHTKNIYDNLQVGSKVAVDRAYGHMTMEHGPKQQIWIAGGIGMTPFISYIREHPILDRNVRFYYSFRGEENAVYLDLLRDYARQNANFDLQLVDSNEKGYLTLDQEEIPDQTTVYMCGPLPMMKALAKQIKKKNPKAKLIYEGFKFK from the coding sequence ATGAAATCATTAAAAGGTATTTTATTAATCGGGCTTAGTATGTTTCTGACTATCCTAGCTTGGCTCAGTTCAGGTGTTAGTCAGTTTCTAATCCCTGGTTTAGCTCTCACTACTCTTTCACTTACTTTTATACTAGCTAGCCGTTTACCCCTGCTTGAAGCTTGGTTTAACGGACTTGAAAAGATGTATCTAGCTCATAAATTCACTGCTTTTCTATCCATTCTCCTACTAACCCTACACAACTTTAGCATGGGAGGTCTCTGGGGTTCGCATTTGGCCGCCCAGTTTGGAAATATCGCTATCTATATCTTTATCAGCATCGTTCTGGTTGCCTATCTGGGACAATACATCCAGTATGAAGCATGGAGATGGATTCATCGATTGGTTTATCTAGCTTATATCTTTGGCCTCTTTCATGTTTTGATGATCATGGGAAATCGCCTCCTCTCCTTTAGTTTCCTAGGTCTTATCTTTGGAATCTATGCTATTTTAGGCTTGCTTGCAGGTTTTTATATTATTTTCCTTTATCAAAAGATCGGTTTCACCTATCTTGGAAAAATCGTAGGAATCAAACGCCTCAACCACGACACGACTGAAATTGAAATAGAACTCAGTCATCCTTTCACTTACGAATATGGGCAATTTGCCTTTCTAAAAATTTTCCAAAAAGGTTTTGAGACTGCTCCACACCCTTTCTCCATCTCTGGAGGACAAGGACGAACTCTTTATTTTACGGTAAAAAACTCTGGTGACCACACCAAGAATATCTATGACAATCTTCAAGTTGGTAGCAAGGTTGCAGTTGATCGTGCCTATGGGCATATGACTATGGAACACGGTCCAAAGCAGCAAATCTGGATCGCAGGTGGAATTGGAATGACACCTTTCATCTCTTATATCCGAGAGCATCCTATCCTAGACAGGAACGTCCGCTTCTACTATAGTTTCCGTGGAGAGGAAAATGCTGTCTACCTAGATCTACTTCGAGACTATGCCCGTCAAAATGCTAACTTTGACCTGCAACTAGTCGATAGCAATGAAAAAGGTTACCTGACTTTGGATCAAGAAGAAATCCCTGACCAAACTACAGTCTATATGTGTGGACCTCTTCCTATGATGAAGGCCCTTGCCAAGCAAATCAAGAAAAAGAATCCCAAAGCAAAACTCATTTACGAAGGTTTCAAGTTTAAATAA
- a CDS encoding MBL fold metallo-hydrolase, with translation MKIHKTVNPVAYENTYYLEGVQHLIVVDPGSHWEAIRKTIEKINKPVCAILLTHTHYDHIMSLDLVRETFGNPPVYVAESEASWLYTPVDNLSGLPRHDDMADVVAKPAEHTFVFHQEYQIEDFRFTVLPTPGHSIGGVSLVFPDAHLVLTGDALFRETIGRTDLPTGSTEQLLHSIQTQLFTLPNYDVYPGHGPATTIAHEKTFNPFF, from the coding sequence ATGAAAATCCATAAAACCGTGAATCCCGTTGCTTATGAAAACACTTATTATCTGGAAGGAGTCCAACACCTGATTGTGGTTGACCCAGGTAGCCATTGGGAAGCTATTCGCAAGACTATCGAAAAAATCAACAAACCAGTCTGTGCGATTCTCCTGACCCACACCCACTACGACCATATTATGAGTCTAGACTTGGTTCGCGAGACTTTTGGAAATCCCCCAGTTTATGTAGCAGAGAGCGAAGCTAGCTGGCTTTATACTCCAGTCGATAATCTCTCTGGTCTCCCTCGTCACGATGATATGGCAGATGTGGTCGCAAAACCTGCAGAACACACCTTTGTCTTTCATCAAGAATACCAAATCGAGGACTTCCGCTTTACTGTACTTCCTACTCCAGGCCACTCTATCGGCGGCGTTTCCCTCGTCTTTCCTGATGCTCATCTAGTCTTGACCGGAGATGCTCTATTCCGAGAAACCATCGGACGAACAGACCTTCCTACAGGTAGCACGGAACAACTCCTTCATAGCATTCAGACGCAACTCTTTACTCTTCCTAACTACGATGTCTATCCTGGGCATGGTCCAGCTACGACTATCGCTCACGAGAAGACCTTTAATCCCTTTTTCTAG